A region from the Sebastes umbrosus isolate fSebUmb1 chromosome 18, fSebUmb1.pri, whole genome shotgun sequence genome encodes:
- the LOC119477300 gene encoding ALK and LTK ligand 2-like yields MGAMSALRKRVTMGLVLLMCTLTGHCSESAPSSTAAASGSSGDAQRDFRRMVERVKHVEEIRGRHSARTEAPSTSSSSRTRSALVEPKDLRTLKTDRGDQAVVVFPRDLRKKEKFLKHITGPLYFSPKCRKHVYRLYHHTRDCTIPAYFKRCARLLTRLAGSPQCTEG; encoded by the exons ATGGGAGCTATGAGCGCACTACGTAAGCGCGTCACTATGGGTCTGGTGCTACTGATGTGCACGTTGACCGGCCACTGCAGCGAGAGCGCGCCTTCCTCCACGGCTGCAGCGTCCGGTAGCAGCGGGGACGCGCAGCGGGACTTCAGGAGGATGGTGGAGCGCGTGAAGCACGTGGAGGAGATCCGGGGTCGCCACAGCGCGAGAACGGAAGCCCCGTCgacgtcatcatcatcacggaCGAGGAGCGCTCTGGTGGAACCGAAGGATTTACGCACactgaagacagacagaggggacCAGGCTGTCG TCGTATTCCCCAGAGATCTCAGAAAGAAGGAGAAATTcctaaaacatataacag GTCCACTTTACTTCAGTCCAAAGTGCAGGAAGCACGTGTACAGACTCTACCACCACACCAGAGACTGCACGATACCTGCAT ACTTCAAGAGATGTGCGAGGCTTCTCACAAGACTAGCCGGCAGCCCGCAGTGCACAGAGGGGTAG